In one Pempheris klunzingeri isolate RE-2024b chromosome 8, fPemKlu1.hap1, whole genome shotgun sequence genomic region, the following are encoded:
- the LOC139205157 gene encoding protein lifeguard 1 produces the protein MDQTNGSSNGGYGPRPPPYNPQDYCNSPFTGMSNQAGKGNVAVIFSPGTDNNVAHNDDMAAAGGNQQYDQAPPGYSDGLEGSSFSDGAIRRGFIRKVYLTLMIQLLVTVGFICAFLYWETLSVWTWDNRWFSYTMMAVVMVLIVALSCCDNLRRQVPLNFIALGLFTIAEGLMLGSVAVYFDAEAVLWAVGATALVSFALTLFAMQSKWDFTAANGCLWVFAWTLFSFALLCAILRTQYLYIVYACLGTLLFSLYLVFDTQLILGGKHRKYEISPEEYVFAALNLYLDIVSLFLLLLQLIGLCR, from the exons ATGGACCAGACTAATGGCAGCAGCAACGGTGGTTATGGACCTCGTCCCCCTCCGTACAATCCACAGGACTATTGCAACAGTCCATTCACAGGGATGAGCAATCAG GCAGGGAAGGGGAATGTTGCAGTGATCTTCTCTCCTGGCACCGATAATAACGTGGCCCATAATGACGACATGGCAGCAGCTGGAGGCAACCAGCAGTACGATCAAGCTCCACCTGGCTACTCTGATGGCTTAGAgggcagcagcttcagtgatGGCGCCATACGAAGAG GTTTCATAAGGAAAGTCTACTTGACCTTGATGATTCAGCTGCTAGTAACTGTTGGGttcatctgtgcttttctttaCTG GGAGACTCTCTCTGTTTGGACATGGGACAACCGCTGGTTCTCCTACACCATGAT GGCGGTAGTGATGGTGCTCATCGTGGCCTTGTCCTGTTGTGACAACCTCCGTCGTCAAGTCCCCCTCAATTTCATCGCCCTGGGCCTGTTT ACTATCGCAGAGGGCCTGATGCTTGGATCTGTggcagt gTACTTTGATGCCGAAGCAGTTCTGTGGGCTGTGGGGGCAACAGCGCTGGTGTCCTTTGCCTTGACTCTGTTTGCTATGCAGTCAAAG TGGGACTTCACCGCAGCAAATGGGTGCCTGTGGGTGTTTGCCTGGACCCTCTTTTCATTTGCATTGCTTTGTGCAATACTCCGAACGCAG TATCTCTACATTGTGTACGCCTGCCTGGGAACCTTGCTGTTTTCTTTA tacTTGGTGTTTGACACCCAGCTAATCCTGGGTGGGAAACACAGGAAGTATGAAATCTCTCCTGAGGAGTATGTGTTCGCTGCTCTCAACCTCTATTTGGACATCGtctccctgttcctcctcctgctgcagctcatcgGCCTCTGCCGCTAA
- the LOC139204887 gene encoding ankyrin repeat and IBR domain-containing protein 1-like: MGNTATKFRKALINGDEMLACQLYESNPQFKEALDPNSTYGESYQHNTPLHYAARHAMTRLLRSFLLSKDGNPNKRNVHNETSLHLLCMGPQILTSEGALQPRISRPYEDKQRRAECLQIILTWTGAKLDHGEYETADINGTDNKKSTCLHYAAASGMKTCVELLVQRDADLFAENENRETPCDCAEKQHHKELALCLESQMVFSLAPEAEGIEAEYAALDRRELYEGLRPQDLRRLKDMLIVETADMLQAPLFTAEALLRAHDWDREKLLEAWMTNAEDCCQRSGVQMPNPPPSGYNAWDTLPSPRTPRTTRSSITSPDQISLMPADEESSLCGICMSSISVFEEPVDMSCGHEFCRACWEGFLNLKIQEGEAHNIFCPAFDCYQLVPVEVIESVVSREMDRRYLQFDIKAFVENNPVIRWCPEAGCERAVRLSTQGPGTSTSDPLSFPLLRAPAVDCGKGHLFCWECQGEAHEPCDCETWRLWLHKVNEMRPEELAGVSEAYEDAANCLWLLSNSKPCANCKSPIQKNEGCNHMQCAKCKYDFCWICLEEWKKHSSSTGGYYRCTRYEVIQQVEEQSKEMTEEAEKKHKSFQELDRFMHYYTRFKNHEHSYQLEQRLLKTAKEKMEQLSRALSGREGGPPDTTFIEDAVLELLKTRRILKCSYPYGFFLEPKSTKKEIYELMQTDLEMVTEDLAQKVNRPYLRTPRHKIIRAACLVQQKRQEFLASVARGVAPNDSPEAPRRSFAGGTWDWEYLGFASPEEYAEFQYRRRHRQRRRGDMSSLRSNTPDPDDPSDSTSDTQDVGGGRRQGPLMGLGSLDDDDPNILLAIQLSLQDSGMAGSGTNNDVLANEASLGAIGTSLPSRLEQSAPGVEILPRASLSSSELLELGDNLARLGNISSQYSAATGIQASVQHCDSHHRAYRASVPIPVAPGGSTSSTGLFSSSSDTLDSTTCGSHDPSSSSALAANANLLGNIMAWFHDMNPQGITLVPATSSDTDSNRGSLHAGGGGCLQDDEKSGVVLPENRKPQEVMADVSLCSQRPSDMEEKESAVAERPTQLDLLGLDAMPLTYRANFDASGDHGERGGSKVCHVDTPQCDSISDQLPSTSSSEWEEQVHLV; encoded by the exons ATGGGGAACACAGCGACCAAGTTCCGTAAGGCTCTCATCAACGGGGATGAGATGCTGGCCTGCCAGCTATATGAGAGCAACCCGCAGTTCAAGGAGGCTCTGGATCCCAACTCTACATATGGAGAGTCCTACCAGCACAACACTCCACTGCACTATGCTGCCCGGCACGCCATGACACGCTTACTCAG GTCTTTTCTACTAAGCAAAGATGGGAATCCAAACAAGCGTAATGTGCACAATGAGACATCTCTGCACCTGCTCTGCATGGGGCCCCAGATCTTGACCTCAGAGGGGGCGCTGCAACCCCGGATCTCACGGCCATATGAAGACAAACAGCGTCGGGCAGAATGTCTACAGATCATCCTTACATGGACAGGAGCAAAGCTGGACCACGGAGAGTATGAGACTGCTGACATCAATGGCACCGACAACAAGAAAAGCACCTGCCTGCACTACGCCGCTGCCTCAGGCATGAAGACTTGTGTTGAG CTCCTGGTGCAGAGAGACGCGGACCTGTTTGCAGAGAACGAAAACCGCGAGACTCCATGTGACTGTGCAGAGAAGCAGCACCACAAGGAGTTGGCCCTGTGCCTGGAGTCGCAGATGGTCTTCTCTCTTGCCCCTGAGGCAGAGGGTATAGAGGCAGAGTACGCAGCCCTCGACCGAAGAGAG CTGTATGAGGGCCTACGGCCTCAGGATCTACGGAGGCTGAAGGACATGCTGATAGTGGAGACAGCCGACATGCTGCAGGCCCCTCTCTTCACTGCAGAGGCGCTGCTGCGTGCCCATG ATTGGGACAGAGAGAAGCTCTTAGAGGCCTGGATGACCAATGCGGAGGACTGCTGCCAACGCTCAGGGGTACAGATGCCCAACCCACCTCCAAGTGGCTACAATGCCTGGGACACCTTGCCCTCACCCCGGACGCCACGCACCACCcgctcctccatcacctccccAGACCAAATCAGCCTCATGCCTGCCGATGAGGAGTCTTCTCTG TGTGGTATCTGCATGTCTTCCATCTCCGTCTTCGAGGAGCCTGTTGACATGTCCTGTGGCCATGAGTTCTGTAGAGCATGCTGGGAAGG GTTTCTAAATCTAAAGATCCAAGAGGGTGAAGCCCACAACATCTTCTGCCCAGCCTTCGACTGCTACCAGCTAGTGCCTGTGGAAGTCATTGAGAGTGTGGTGTCTAGAGAGATGGATAGGCGCTACCTCCAGTTTGACATCAAG GCATTTGTGGAGAACAATCCAGTGATCCGCTGGTGTCCTGAGGCAGGCTGTGAAAGGGCGGTGAGACTGAGCACCCAGGGCCCTGGGACCTCCACTTCAGACCCTCTTAGCTTTCCCCTCCTTCGGGCCCCTGCTGTAGATTGTGGCAAAGGTCACCTCTTCTGCTG ggAGTGTCAAGGCGAGGCCCATGAGCCATGTGACTGTGAGACCTGGAGGTTGTGGCTACATAAAGTTAATGAGATGCGACCTGAAGAAT TGGCTGGTGTAAGCGAAGCTTATGAGGATGCAGCCAACTGCCTGTGGTTGCTCTCTAACTCCAAACCCTGCGCCAATTGCAAGTCCCcaatacagaaaaatgaaggCTGCAACCACATGCAGTGTGCTAAG TGTAAGTATGACTTCTGCTGGATCTGTCTGGAGGAGTGGAAAAAGCACAGCTCATCAACAGGAGGCTACTATCGTTGCACCCGCTACGAGGTCAtccagcaggtggaggagcagTCAAAGGAGATGACTGAGgag GCAGAGAAGAAGCACAAGAGCTTTCAGGAACTTGACCGTTTTATGCACTACTACACACGCTTCAAGAACCATGAGCACAGCTATCAG CTGGAGCAGCGTCTGTTAAAAACAGCCAAAGAGAAGATGGAGCAGCTCAGTCGAGCCCTGAGTGGAA GGGAAGGAGGCCCACCTGACACTACATTCATTGAAGATGCGGTCCTAGAACTACTAAAGACTCGCCGCATCCTCAAGTGCTCTTATCCTTATGGGTTCTTTTTGGAGCctaaaagcacaaagaaagagaTCTACGAACTTATGCAG acGGACTTGGAGATGGTGACTGAGGACCTGGCACAAAAGGTTAACCGGCCTTACCTGCGGACGCCGCGGCACAAAATCATCCGTGCGGCATGTTTGGTGCAGCAGAAGAGGCAGGAGTTCCTGGCCTCAGTGGCCAGGGGAGTGGCTCCTAATGACTCTCCTGAGGCCCCCAGGCGCAG TTTTGCTGGCGGAACTTGGGACTGGGAATATTTAGGCTTTGCATCTCCTGAG GAGTATGCAGAGTTCCAGTACAGACGGAGACACAGGCAGCGGAGGCGAGGCGACATGTCCAGTCTTCGTAGTAACACACCTGACCCCGATGACCCCAGTGACAGCACTTCAG acacacaggatGTTGGAGGTGGACGTAGACAAGGTCCTCTGATG GGTCTTGGCTCTTTGGACGACGATGACCCAAACATTTTACTGGCCATCCAGCTGTCACTCCAGGACTCAGGGATGGCAGGTAGCGGGACCAACAACGACGTCCTTGCCAACGAAGCCTCGCTTGGTGCTATTGGCACCTCCCTGCCTTCTAGGCTTGAACAGAGTGCTCCAGGTGTAGAGATCCTCCCCAGAGCTTCCCTAAGCAGCTCAGAACTGCTGGAGCTGGGAGATAACTTGGCTAGACTTGGCAACATCAGCAGCCAATACTCTGCTGCCACTGGCATTCAAGCCTCTGTACAGCACTGTGACAGTCACCACCGGGCCTACAGGGCTTCTGTGCCGATACCAGTGGCTCCAGGTGGCAGCACTTCATCAACAggcctcttctcctcttctagTGACACGCTAGATTCGACCACATGTGGCAGCCACGACCCGTCCTCGTCCTCTGCATTAGCAGCAAATGCTAACCTGCTGGGCAACATCATGGCTTGGTTTCACGACATGAATCCTCAAGGTATCACCCTGGTCCCCGCAACCTCCTCTGACACGGACTCAAACCGTGGGTCGCTCCATGCAGGCGGAGGAGGGTGCCTGCAGGACGACGAGAAAAGCGGAGTCGTCCTGCCTGAAAACAGGAAACCTCAGGAAGTGATGGCAGATGTGAGTTTGTGCTCTCAGAGGCCGAGTGAcatggaggagaaggaaagtGCTGTCGCTGAGAGGCCGACCCAGTTAGATCTCTTGGGGCTGGACGCCATGCCGCTGACTTACAGGGCCAACTTTGACGCAAGTGGAGACCATGGCGAACGGGGAGGCTCAAAGGTCTGCCATGTCGACACTCCGCAGTGTGACTCTATATCCGACCAGCTGCCCAGCACCAGCTCGTCTGAGTGGGAGGAGCAAGTGCACTTGGTATGA